GACTCCAAGCAAATGTGTTAAAGTTAATATAAGTACATAAAAGGATCGGAATTAAAAGCTAATCCCTAGTCTTATTGGCTAAAATAGTTAATAGAAACGGTTAGCTATATCCGTTTACAATGCCAGCAAGGAAATCCTAACTTGGGTATTCTTGTAGGCAAGTTGAAGTGAGGTCTCAGAGGAGCCATCTGTTCAATGGAATATATCGAAGAAGCACTAGAAAAATTAAAAAACTGGGCTCGCAGGCTGATTGAGCTTCTGGGTGGGCCAGAAATGGAGCCAGAATCAGAGCCAATCCCTGTTCCAGTTGAAGAACGTGTTTCCCGTTATTATCGCTAAAAACGCGTTTAACATCAGTGTCACAATTACGAATTTTGGTGTTACACGGTCCTAACCTAAACCTCTTAGGTGTTCGTGAACCCTCTATTTACGGGGCTTTAACTTTGGAGCAAATTAATGCAGCTCTGGAAACTCATGCTGCAGGGCTGCATAGCACTATTCAATGTCAGCAATTTAACTCAGAAGGGGCAATTGTTGAAGCCATCCACAATGCTCTTGATGAAAAGGATGGTATTTTAATCAATGCTGGGGCTTATACCCATACTAGCGTTGCTATTCGAGATGCTCTCTCAGGAGTAAAGTTGCCGATTGTAGAGGTGCATCTTAGTAATATTTATCAAAGAGAAGCCTTCCGCCATTATTCTTATATTGCGCCCATTGCGGTGGGACAAATTAGTGGGTTTGGGATAGATAGTTATTTATTGGGCTTAGAGGCTTTAGTCCGCCATCTTCAGCGAGAAGGGGGATAGTTAATGCGTCATCTCCTCTTGTCTCGTTGGCAGGGAAGTATTTTTGCAGCTTGTTTAGGGCTAGATTGCTCTTTAGTGTGGCAGCAAGGAATTGAAAGTCTAGCTACAAAAGAAGATTGGCAACTATCTTTTACGGAAGAAACCGCAGGGGAAATACTTTTAATTAGTTTACCGAGATTACTGTTTTTTTGTGATCAGCCAGAGGAAACAATTACAAAACCTCATCACTTAGCAGAGAGTCAGCTTGCTATAAATAGCTATGTCAGGGCAATGGCACTAATTTTAAGGGAAAAGCTAGTGGCAGAAAGGCTGTTTCAGGATTTAAAAGCCACTTTTGGACAAGATTATGATCATGAAAGTTTACAAACGCTACAGATTAGTTTAGAAGAGGGAAAATCGTTACAGGAAGTCAAAGAGCAACTGCCCTTAAGTTGTTGGGAAATTTGGTTAGCTTTATACTGTTTTGTAACCAGTGCAGAAGACGTTGTTTTAACGATTAATCGTGCTGAGCAATTTGGTGGTGCAGAAGTAGTAGCTTTAGCAGGTGCTTTGTCGGGAGCGCATAATGGTGTGAGTGGGATTCCGATTCCTTGGCGTTGTCGCTATAGGGAACAACTTAAACATTGGAAAACTAAATTAGAAGCCATGTTTATTACTTGGAGTGGCAGTTATCAATTTGCTAGGATGGGTCAACCTATGGATATCAATCATTTAAACGCGATCGCGCTTCCAGAGGTCATTCAACCTCGTTATTAGTTATCTTAAAAATTTAATCATTTAAAATTAATGCTGATTCCGAATTTGGAAAGGAATTTTAAGCGATGAAATATGCTTCCCGTATGATCCAACTATTAACTCGTCATCGTAGAAATTGGCTTTCCTTGACTCGGTTTATCAAGAGATGGGGTGGGCTTTTTTCTGGTTCTGGCTTAGTTTTTTTACTGGCTGTATCAACACTCACAGGAGTAGTGGGGAATAGTCTCTATAATCAGCCTCAGTTAGGAATGGGAGCGCGATCGCCGCAAACCATTGTCGCCCCCTCAGATTTAACGATTAAAAATGAACGAGAAACAGAGATCAAACGGGAACAAATGCGTGAGCAACAAACTCCTGTTCTCAAAATTGACCAAGAGAAAAATAATCAAATTCTCAAAGCCTTAGACACTCAATTAGCAGAATTATCCACTTTACGACAACAAGCTGGGGCGGACTTATTTATTGGAACTAATCGCATTTCAGAGGTTGTCCAAGTTTATCTTCGCACTTGTTCCCCGCGGGAGTGGAGTGAAATTTTAGGAAGTTTAGACGAACCTGTCGAAAATCCTAATTCCCTATTAAAAAATGCCCAAAATCAGCTTTACCGACTTTCACAAATTCTATCACCAAGAGAGTTTTCTGATGTAATTACCACCATTCAAGAGGTGCGCGAGCAATATAGAAATACCTTAACAAACACTCGTGAACCTCACGATTGGGAAACCAATCAATTGAGTAAAGCTCAAAAAATGGTTTTATTACAGCTATCTCCTTCAGGGTGGGAAAATACAAAAAGTGGGATTAAAAGAACGGCTCGACAAATGCTAGCACAAGGAATTAGTGCCGGGATTCCCACGTCGGTTTTAGATAATGCAATTAGTGTACAACTAGAAGGAAAAGTCCCTGCAGTAAGTGGTTTTCTAGCAATAGAACTGCTTCAAGATCTCTTAGAACCCAATTTAATTGAAGATCATGTTCAAACGGAACGTCAAGCCGAACAAGCCGCTTCTGAAGTTACCCCTGTGATGTTAAGCATCGAAGAAGGAGAAACCATTGTTCGAGAAGGAGAAACCATTAGTTATGAACAGTTTTTATTATTAGATGCGTTTGAACTGAGTCAACGAAGCATTAACTGGTTAGGATTAATTGGTTGTGTTATTTTAGTTAGCTTTGCGATTGCGATCTTTTGGTTGGTGAAGCGACAAGTCAGACGAGATTTGCGACTGCGAGATCAACTTTTATTAACGTTTCTGAGTATAATTAGTCCTTTACTGTTAATGTTAGGAGTGCCTTATTCTGCATTACCCGCCGTAGCCTTATTAGTGAGTAGTTTTTATGGCCCAACTTTAGCCTTAACTCAAGTGAGTCTCCTTACAGGCTTACAAGTCTATATGCTAGTCAGCGCAGAGGAAACGTTGATTCCTTGGGAAGCATTAATGACAGGGGCAATTGGAGGATTATTAGCCGCTACGATTGCAGGAAAACTGCGATCGCGCGAAGAATTAGCCCTTTTAGGCGGCGGAATTGGCTTAGTTCAAGGGGCAGTTTATTTATTTCTGAGTTTTGCTACCAATGGTACTGGGGAAATTTATCTAGCAGAAGGAATTTTCCATGGGTTATCAGGGTTAGGAGGAAGTATTATTGCCTTTGGGTTATCTCCTTACTTGGAACGCTTATTTGATCTGGTCACTCCCATTCGCTTAGCAGAATTAGCCAACCCCAATCGCCCCATGTTACAACGGTTAGCCATTGAAACCCCTGGCACCTTTCAACATACCTTATTTGTGTCTTCGTTAGCCGAGGCAGCGGCGCGAGAATTAAATTGTAATGTGGAATTGGTACGGGCGGGAACGCTTTATCATGATATTGGGAAAATGCACGATCCCTTGGGATTTATCGAGAACCAAATGGGGTGCAAAAATAAGCATGATGAGATTAATGATCCCTATGAAAGTGCCAAAATTATTAAAAAGCACGTCACTCAAGGATTGGTGATGGCGCGTCGGATTGGATTACCGAAAGTAATTCAGGATTTTATTCCTGAACATCAGGGAACATTACTGATTTCCTATTTTTATTTTCAAGCCAAACAACAGGGAAATGGAGATGTATCTGAGGCGGATTTTCGCTATGATGGGCCTACGCCTCAATCACGGGAAACAGGCATTGTGATGTTAGCAGATGGCTGTGAAGCGGCGCTGCGATCGCTGAATGATGTATCGGAAGAACAAGCCCTCGCTATGGTAAATAAAATTATTCGGGCCCGTTGGCAAGATCAACAGTTAAAAGATGCTAATTTAACCAAGACAGAATTGAAACAAGTGGCACAAGTATTTGTGCGAGTTTGGCAACAAAGTAATCATAAACGCATTGCTTATCCTAAAGCGGCGTTAGATGCCAAATACTCGTCTTCTTTGAAAAAAAAGGAATGTTAAGACAAACCAATTGGAGAACGCTTGTCTGAGTCGATCCTACAGCTAATTCAGCCTCTTCTGCCTAAATGCGAGAAGATTCCCTTGTACACTCTTATCTAGATATATAGTCGTTCCAATTCAGTTCTGTAGTGCAGCCATCTTGGCTGCTACTAGGGAGCAAGATGCTCCCACTACTTTTAAGTTGCTGTTTTTTATATGAAATATCTAAATGTTTGCTACAGATAAAGCATTGAGAATAAAGTCCCATCCAGTGATCTGAGTAATCACTTGAGAACTTAATTTTGATAAGATTTTGGAAAGTCGCTTTCTTAAATCATCTAAATCGGGAAAGAATTCCCATTTCAAAGGTTTCTTAATTTCTTGCCATAATCGTTCAATGGGATTAACTTCTGGGGAATAAGGTGGTTGGAAAATTAAAATGACATTATCAGGAAGTTGTAACTCTAACCAAGTATGGCAACGACTGTTATCAACTTGTATTAAGTGTAAATCGTCAGGATATTCTTGAGCAAACCAGCTTAAATACTGCTCAAAGCAAAGACCATCAAGATGAGAAAATTCTCTGAAAAAATTCTCTCCCGTTCTCGGTTCCACTAAACCGTACAACCATAAATAATCAAACTTCCACTGTTTTTTTCCTGTCGGTTGAATTCCTTTACCTGTAATTTTTGTATCGTGAAGTGTGATTAACCCGATTCGAGATTCATCTTGGCACCAATATCTAATGTTTTGATATCGTTTAACCTTTTCTGAATTAGCTTCTAGTTGGGTTGTAACAATTTCACTTAGTTTTTTTTAAAAGCTTCCGGTGCTCCCAATTCCTGTTTGCTATGAACTGGACGTGGCACTTTCAGTTTTCCTTCTAAACCATAGCGGACTCGTTTATGAACAGCACTATAACTAATATCAATATCTTGAATTAACTGAAGCCATGTTTGAATTTCCTTATAACTAGAAAATCCTTCTGGAT
This window of the Euhalothece natronophila Z-M001 genome carries:
- a CDS encoding ADP-ribosylglycohydrolase family protein, with product MRHLLLSRWQGSIFAACLGLDCSLVWQQGIESLATKEDWQLSFTEETAGEILLISLPRLLFFCDQPEETITKPHHLAESQLAINSYVRAMALILREKLVAERLFQDLKATFGQDYDHESLQTLQISLEEGKSLQEVKEQLPLSCWEIWLALYCFVTSAEDVVLTINRAEQFGGAEVVALAGALSGAHNGVSGIPIPWRCRYREQLKHWKTKLEAMFITWSGSYQFARMGQPMDINHLNAIALPEVIQPRY
- the aroQ gene encoding type II 3-dehydroquinate dehydratase, translating into MSQLRILVLHGPNLNLLGVREPSIYGALTLEQINAALETHAAGLHSTIQCQQFNSEGAIVEAIHNALDEKDGILINAGAYTHTSVAIRDALSGVKLPIVEVHLSNIYQREAFRHYSYIAPIAVGQISGFGIDSYLLGLEALVRHLQREGG
- a CDS encoding IS630 family transposase gives rise to the protein MVTTQLEANSEKVKRYQNIRYWCQDESRIGLITLHDTKITGKGIQPTGKKQWKFDYLWLYGLVEPRTGENFFREFSHLDGLCFEQYLSWFAQEYPDDLHLIQVDNSRCHTWLELQLPDNVILIFQPPYSPEVNPIERLWQEIKKPLKWEFFPDLDDLRKRLSKILSKLSSQVITQITGWDFILNALSVANI
- a CDS encoding HD family phosphohydrolase, producing the protein MKYASRMIQLLTRHRRNWLSLTRFIKRWGGLFSGSGLVFLLAVSTLTGVVGNSLYNQPQLGMGARSPQTIVAPSDLTIKNERETEIKREQMREQQTPVLKIDQEKNNQILKALDTQLAELSTLRQQAGADLFIGTNRISEVVQVYLRTCSPREWSEILGSLDEPVENPNSLLKNAQNQLYRLSQILSPREFSDVITTIQEVREQYRNTLTNTREPHDWETNQLSKAQKMVLLQLSPSGWENTKSGIKRTARQMLAQGISAGIPTSVLDNAISVQLEGKVPAVSGFLAIELLQDLLEPNLIEDHVQTERQAEQAASEVTPVMLSIEEGETIVREGETISYEQFLLLDAFELSQRSINWLGLIGCVILVSFAIAIFWLVKRQVRRDLRLRDQLLLTFLSIISPLLLMLGVPYSALPAVALLVSSFYGPTLALTQVSLLTGLQVYMLVSAEETLIPWEALMTGAIGGLLAATIAGKLRSREELALLGGGIGLVQGAVYLFLSFATNGTGEIYLAEGIFHGLSGLGGSIIAFGLSPYLERLFDLVTPIRLAELANPNRPMLQRLAIETPGTFQHTLFVSSLAEAAARELNCNVELVRAGTLYHDIGKMHDPLGFIENQMGCKNKHDEINDPYESAKIIKKHVTQGLVMARRIGLPKVIQDFIPEHQGTLLISYFYFQAKQQGNGDVSEADFRYDGPTPQSRETGIVMLADGCEAALRSLNDVSEEQALAMVNKIIRARWQDQQLKDANLTKTELKQVAQVFVRVWQQSNHKRIAYPKAALDAKYSSSLKKKEC